A genomic window from Macaca mulatta isolate MMU2019108-1 chromosome 19, T2T-MMU8v2.0, whole genome shotgun sequence includes:
- the PTBP1 gene encoding polypyrimidine tract-binding protein 1 isoform X4 encodes MGCGGVSGDRPGSVLWLPCRGSVGVGVGWGSGTPGSLSGSWAAGGEGRPWTGGKCSSALSLLLQRGSDELFSTCVTNGPFIMSSSNSAANGNDSKKFKGDSRSAGVPSRVIHIRKLPIDVTEGEVISLGLPFGKVTNLLMLKGKNQAFIEMNTEEAANTMVNYYTSVTPVLRGQPIYIQFSNHKELKTDSSPNQARAQAALQAVNSVQSGNLALAASAAAVDAGMAMAGQSPVLRIIVENLFYPVTLDVLHQIFSKFGTVLKIITFTKNNQFQALLQYADPVSAQHAKLSLDGQNIYNACCTLRIDFSKLTSLNVKYNNDKSRDYTRPDLPSGDSQPSLDQTMAAAFASPYAGAGFPPTFAIPQAAGLSVPNVHGALAPLAIPSAAAAAAAAGRIAIPGLAGAGNSVLLVSNLNPERVTPQSLFILFGVYGDVQRVKILFNKKENALVQMADGNQAQLAMSHLNGHKLHGKPIRITLSKHQNVQLPREGQEDQGLTKDYGNSPLHRFKKPGSKNFQNIFPPSATLHLSNIPPSVSEEDLKVLFSSNGGVVKGFKFFQKDRKMALIQMGSVEEAVQALIDLHNHDLGENHHLRVSFSKSTI; translated from the exons ATGGGCTGTGGGGGTGTTTCTGGAGACAGGCCTGGGTCTGTGCTCTGGCTGCCCTGCCGTGgaagtgtgggtgtgggtgtgggttgGGGGTCTGGGACCCCAGGCAGCCTGAGTGGGAGCTGGGCGGCTGGTGGGGAAGGGAGGCCCTGGACTGGCGGGAAGTGCAGCTCAGCGTTGTCCCTTCTCTTGCAGCGGGGATCTGACGAGCTTTTCTCTACTTGTGTCACTAACGGACCGTTTATCATGAGCAGCAGCAACTCGGCAG CAAACGGAAATGACAGCAAAAAGTTCAAAGGTGACAGCAGAAGCGCTGGCGTCCCCTCCAGAGTGATCCACATCCGGAAGCTCCCCATCGACGTCACAGAAGGAGAGGTCATCTCCCTGGGGCTGCCTTTCGGGAAGGTCACCAACCTCCTGATGCTGAAGGGGAAAAACCAG GCCTTCATCGAGATGAACACGGAGGAGGCTGCCAACACCATGGTGAACTACTACACCTCGGTGACGCCAGTGCTGCGCGGCCAGCCCATCTACATCCAGTTCTCCAACCACAAGGAGCTGAAGACCGACAGCTCTCCCAACCAGGCG CGGGCCCAGGCGGCCCTGCAGGCTGTGAACTCGGTCCAGTCGGGGAACCTGGCCTTGGCTGCCTCGGCGGCGGCCGTGGACGCAGGAATGGCGATGGCTGGGCAGAGCCCCGTGCTCAGGATCATTGTGGAGAACCTCTTCTACCCCGTGACCCTGGATGTGCTGCACCAG ATTTTTTCGAAGTTTGGCACAGTGTTGAAGATCATCACCTTCACCAAGAACAACCAGTTCCAGGCCCTGCTGCAGTACGCGGACCCTGTGAGCGCCCAGCACGCCAAGCTG TCGCTGGACGGGCAGAACATCTACAACGCCTGCTGCACGCTGCGCATCGACTTTTCCAAGCTCACCAGCCTCAACGTCAAATACAACAATGACAAGAGCCGCGACTACACGCGCCCAGACCTGCCCTCCGGGGACAGCCAGCCCTCCCTGGACCAGACCATGGCCGCGGCCTTCG CCTCTCCGTATGCAGGAGCTGGTTTCCCTCCCACCTTTGCCATTCCTCAAGCTGCAG GCCTTTCCGTTCCCAACGTCCACGGAGCCCTGGCCCCCCTGGCTATCCCctcggcggcggcggcagctgcAGCGGCAGGCCGGATCGCCATCCCGGGCCTGGCGGGGGCAGGAAATTCTGTATTGCTGGTCAGCAACCTCAACCCAGAG AGAGTCACACCCCAAAGCCTCTTTATTCTTTTCG GCGTCTACGGGGACGTGCAGCGCGTGAAGATCCTGTTCAATAAGAAGGAGAACGCCCTGGTGCAGATGGCGGACGGCAACCAGGCCCAGCTGG CCATGAGCCACCTGAATGGGCACAAACTGCACGGGAAGCCCATCCGCATCACACTGTCAAAGCACCAGAATGTGCAGCTGCCCCGCGAGGGCCAGGAGGACCAGGGCCTGACCAAGGACTATGGCAACTCACCCCTGCACCGCTTCAAGAAGCCGGGCTCCAAGAACTTCCAGAACATATTCCCGCCCTCAGCCACGCTGCACCTCTCCAACATCCC ACCCTCCGTCTCCGAGGAGGATCTCAAGGTTCTGTTCTCTAGCAATGGGGGCGTCGTCAAAGGATTCAAGTTCTTCCA GAAGGACCGCAAGATGGCACTGATCCAGATGGGCTCTGTGGAGGAGGCGGTCCAGGCCCTCATCGACCTGCACAACCATGACCTCGGGGAGAACCACCACCTGCGGGTCTCCTTCTCCAAGTCCACCATCTAG
- the PTBP1 gene encoding polypyrimidine tract-binding protein 1 isoform X2, with the protein MGCGGVSGDRPGSVLWLPCRGSVGVGVGWGSGTPGSLSGSWAAGGEGRPWTGGKCSSALSLLLQRGSDELFSTCVTNGPFIMSSSNSAANGNDSKKFKGDSRSAGVPSRVIHIRKLPIDVTEGEVISLGLPFGKVTNLLMLKGKNQAFIEMNTEEAANTMVNYYTSVTPVLRGQPIYIQFSNHKELKTDSSPNQARAQAALQAVNSVQSGNLALAASAAAVDAGMAMAGQSPVLRIIVENLFYPVTLDVLHQIFSKFGTVLKIITFTKNNQFQALLQYADPVSAQHAKLSLDGQNIYNACCTLRIDFSKLTSLNVKYNNDKSRDYTRPDLPSGDSQPSLDQTMAAAFGAPGIISASPYAGAGFPPTFAIPQAAGLSVPNVHGALAPLAIPSAAAAAAAAGRIAIPGLAGAGNSVLLVSNLNPEVLTPQSLFILFGVYGDVQRVKILFNKKENALVQMADGNQAQLAMSHLNGHKLHGKPIRITLSKHQNVQLPREGQEDQGLTKDYGNSPLHRFKKPGSKNFQNIFPPSATLHLSNIPPSVSEEDLKVLFSSNGGVVKGFKFFQKDRKMALIQMGSVEEAVQALIDLHNHDLGENHHLRVSFSKSTI; encoded by the exons ATGGGCTGTGGGGGTGTTTCTGGAGACAGGCCTGGGTCTGTGCTCTGGCTGCCCTGCCGTGgaagtgtgggtgtgggtgtgggttgGGGGTCTGGGACCCCAGGCAGCCTGAGTGGGAGCTGGGCGGCTGGTGGGGAAGGGAGGCCCTGGACTGGCGGGAAGTGCAGCTCAGCGTTGTCCCTTCTCTTGCAGCGGGGATCTGACGAGCTTTTCTCTACTTGTGTCACTAACGGACCGTTTATCATGAGCAGCAGCAACTCGGCAG CAAACGGAAATGACAGCAAAAAGTTCAAAGGTGACAGCAGAAGCGCTGGCGTCCCCTCCAGAGTGATCCACATCCGGAAGCTCCCCATCGACGTCACAGAAGGAGAGGTCATCTCCCTGGGGCTGCCTTTCGGGAAGGTCACCAACCTCCTGATGCTGAAGGGGAAAAACCAG GCCTTCATCGAGATGAACACGGAGGAGGCTGCCAACACCATGGTGAACTACTACACCTCGGTGACGCCAGTGCTGCGCGGCCAGCCCATCTACATCCAGTTCTCCAACCACAAGGAGCTGAAGACCGACAGCTCTCCCAACCAGGCG CGGGCCCAGGCGGCCCTGCAGGCTGTGAACTCGGTCCAGTCGGGGAACCTGGCCTTGGCTGCCTCGGCGGCGGCCGTGGACGCAGGAATGGCGATGGCTGGGCAGAGCCCCGTGCTCAGGATCATTGTGGAGAACCTCTTCTACCCCGTGACCCTGGATGTGCTGCACCAG ATTTTTTCGAAGTTTGGCACAGTGTTGAAGATCATCACCTTCACCAAGAACAACCAGTTCCAGGCCCTGCTGCAGTACGCGGACCCTGTGAGCGCCCAGCACGCCAAGCTG TCGCTGGACGGGCAGAACATCTACAACGCCTGCTGCACGCTGCGCATCGACTTTTCCAAGCTCACCAGCCTCAACGTCAAATACAACAATGACAAGAGCCGCGACTACACGCGCCCAGACCTGCCCTCCGGGGACAGCCAGCCCTCCCTGGACCAGACCATGGCCGCGGCCTTCG GTGCACCTGGTATAATCTCAGCCTCTCCGTATGCAGGAGCTGGTTTCCCTCCCACCTTTGCCATTCCTCAAGCTGCAG GCCTTTCCGTTCCCAACGTCCACGGAGCCCTGGCCCCCCTGGCTATCCCctcggcggcggcggcagctgcAGCGGCAGGCCGGATCGCCATCCCGGGCCTGGCGGGGGCAGGAAATTCTGTATTGCTGGTCAGCAACCTCAACCCAGAGGTAC TCACACCCCAAAGCCTCTTTATTCTTTTCG GCGTCTACGGGGACGTGCAGCGCGTGAAGATCCTGTTCAATAAGAAGGAGAACGCCCTGGTGCAGATGGCGGACGGCAACCAGGCCCAGCTGG CCATGAGCCACCTGAATGGGCACAAACTGCACGGGAAGCCCATCCGCATCACACTGTCAAAGCACCAGAATGTGCAGCTGCCCCGCGAGGGCCAGGAGGACCAGGGCCTGACCAAGGACTATGGCAACTCACCCCTGCACCGCTTCAAGAAGCCGGGCTCCAAGAACTTCCAGAACATATTCCCGCCCTCAGCCACGCTGCACCTCTCCAACATCCC ACCCTCCGTCTCCGAGGAGGATCTCAAGGTTCTGTTCTCTAGCAATGGGGGCGTCGTCAAAGGATTCAAGTTCTTCCA GAAGGACCGCAAGATGGCACTGATCCAGATGGGCTCTGTGGAGGAGGCGGTCCAGGCCCTCATCGACCTGCACAACCATGACCTCGGGGAGAACCACCACCTGCGGGTCTCCTTCTCCAAGTCCACCATCTAG
- the PTBP1 gene encoding polypyrimidine tract-binding protein 1 isoform X11 translates to MGSARGGRVRASPPFCESITRSRWVGSCYSGASTPSPAGLLCVPWTALSLLLQRGSDELFSTCVTNGPFIMSSSNSAANGNDSKKFKGDSRSAGVPSRVIHIRKLPIDVTEGEVISLGLPFGKVTNLLMLKGKNQAFIEMNTEEAANTMVNYYTSVTPVLRGQPIYIQFSNHKELKTDSSPNQARAQAALQAVNSVQSGNLALAASAAAVDAGMAMAGQSPVLRIIVENLFYPVTLDVLHQIFSKFGTVLKIITFTKNNQFQALLQYADPVSAQHAKLSLDGQNIYNACCTLRIDFSKLTSLNVKYNNDKSRDYTRPDLPSGDSQPSLDQTMAAAFGLSVPNVHGALAPLAIPSAAAAAAAAGRIAIPGLAGAGNSVLLVSNLNPERVTPQSLFILFGVYGDVQRVKILFNKKENALVQMADGNQAQLAMSHLNGHKLHGKPIRITLSKHQNVQLPREGQEDQGLTKDYGNSPLHRFKKPGSKNFQNIFPPSATLHLSNIPPSVSEEDLKVLFSSNGGVVKGFKFFQKDRKMALIQMGSVEEAVQALIDLHNHDLGENHHLRVSFSKSTI, encoded by the exons CGTTGTCCCTTCTCTTGCAGCGGGGATCTGACGAGCTTTTCTCTACTTGTGTCACTAACGGACCGTTTATCATGAGCAGCAGCAACTCGGCAG CAAACGGAAATGACAGCAAAAAGTTCAAAGGTGACAGCAGAAGCGCTGGCGTCCCCTCCAGAGTGATCCACATCCGGAAGCTCCCCATCGACGTCACAGAAGGAGAGGTCATCTCCCTGGGGCTGCCTTTCGGGAAGGTCACCAACCTCCTGATGCTGAAGGGGAAAAACCAG GCCTTCATCGAGATGAACACGGAGGAGGCTGCCAACACCATGGTGAACTACTACACCTCGGTGACGCCAGTGCTGCGCGGCCAGCCCATCTACATCCAGTTCTCCAACCACAAGGAGCTGAAGACCGACAGCTCTCCCAACCAGGCG CGGGCCCAGGCGGCCCTGCAGGCTGTGAACTCGGTCCAGTCGGGGAACCTGGCCTTGGCTGCCTCGGCGGCGGCCGTGGACGCAGGAATGGCGATGGCTGGGCAGAGCCCCGTGCTCAGGATCATTGTGGAGAACCTCTTCTACCCCGTGACCCTGGATGTGCTGCACCAG ATTTTTTCGAAGTTTGGCACAGTGTTGAAGATCATCACCTTCACCAAGAACAACCAGTTCCAGGCCCTGCTGCAGTACGCGGACCCTGTGAGCGCCCAGCACGCCAAGCTG TCGCTGGACGGGCAGAACATCTACAACGCCTGCTGCACGCTGCGCATCGACTTTTCCAAGCTCACCAGCCTCAACGTCAAATACAACAATGACAAGAGCCGCGACTACACGCGCCCAGACCTGCCCTCCGGGGACAGCCAGCCCTCCCTGGACCAGACCATGGCCGCGGCCTTCG GCCTTTCCGTTCCCAACGTCCACGGAGCCCTGGCCCCCCTGGCTATCCCctcggcggcggcggcagctgcAGCGGCAGGCCGGATCGCCATCCCGGGCCTGGCGGGGGCAGGAAATTCTGTATTGCTGGTCAGCAACCTCAACCCAGAG AGAGTCACACCCCAAAGCCTCTTTATTCTTTTCG GCGTCTACGGGGACGTGCAGCGCGTGAAGATCCTGTTCAATAAGAAGGAGAACGCCCTGGTGCAGATGGCGGACGGCAACCAGGCCCAGCTGG CCATGAGCCACCTGAATGGGCACAAACTGCACGGGAAGCCCATCCGCATCACACTGTCAAAGCACCAGAATGTGCAGCTGCCCCGCGAGGGCCAGGAGGACCAGGGCCTGACCAAGGACTATGGCAACTCACCCCTGCACCGCTTCAAGAAGCCGGGCTCCAAGAACTTCCAGAACATATTCCCGCCCTCAGCCACGCTGCACCTCTCCAACATCCC ACCCTCCGTCTCCGAGGAGGATCTCAAGGTTCTGTTCTCTAGCAATGGGGGCGTCGTCAAAGGATTCAAGTTCTTCCA GAAGGACCGCAAGATGGCACTGATCCAGATGGGCTCTGTGGAGGAGGCGGTCCAGGCCCTCATCGACCTGCACAACCATGACCTCGGGGAGAACCACCACCTGCGGGTCTCCTTCTCCAAGTCCACCATCTAG
- the PTBP1 gene encoding polypyrimidine tract-binding protein 1 isoform X5, with protein sequence MGSARGGRVRASPPFCESITRSRWVGSCYSGASTPSPAGLLCVPWTALSLLLQRGSDELFSTCVTNGPFIMSSSNSAANGNDSKKFKGDSRSAGVPSRVIHIRKLPIDVTEGEVISLGLPFGKVTNLLMLKGKNQAFIEMNTEEAANTMVNYYTSVTPVLRGQPIYIQFSNHKELKTDSSPNQARAQAALQAVNSVQSGNLALAASAAAVDAGMAMAGQSPVLRIIVENLFYPVTLDVLHQIFSKFGTVLKIITFTKNNQFQALLQYADPVSAQHAKLSLDGQNIYNACCTLRIDFSKLTSLNVKYNNDKSRDYTRPDLPSGDSQPSLDQTMAAAFGAPGIISASPYAGAGFPPTFAIPQAAGLSVPNVHGALAPLAIPSAAAAAAAAGRIAIPGLAGAGNSVLLVSNLNPERVTPQSLFILFGVYGDVQRVKILFNKKENALVQMADGNQAQLAMSHLNGHKLHGKPIRITLSKHQNVQLPREGQEDQGLTKDYGNSPLHRFKKPGSKNFQNIFPPSATLHLSNIPPSVSEEDLKVLFSSNGGVVKGFKFFQKDRKMALIQMGSVEEAVQALIDLHNHDLGENHHLRVSFSKSTI encoded by the exons CGTTGTCCCTTCTCTTGCAGCGGGGATCTGACGAGCTTTTCTCTACTTGTGTCACTAACGGACCGTTTATCATGAGCAGCAGCAACTCGGCAG CAAACGGAAATGACAGCAAAAAGTTCAAAGGTGACAGCAGAAGCGCTGGCGTCCCCTCCAGAGTGATCCACATCCGGAAGCTCCCCATCGACGTCACAGAAGGAGAGGTCATCTCCCTGGGGCTGCCTTTCGGGAAGGTCACCAACCTCCTGATGCTGAAGGGGAAAAACCAG GCCTTCATCGAGATGAACACGGAGGAGGCTGCCAACACCATGGTGAACTACTACACCTCGGTGACGCCAGTGCTGCGCGGCCAGCCCATCTACATCCAGTTCTCCAACCACAAGGAGCTGAAGACCGACAGCTCTCCCAACCAGGCG CGGGCCCAGGCGGCCCTGCAGGCTGTGAACTCGGTCCAGTCGGGGAACCTGGCCTTGGCTGCCTCGGCGGCGGCCGTGGACGCAGGAATGGCGATGGCTGGGCAGAGCCCCGTGCTCAGGATCATTGTGGAGAACCTCTTCTACCCCGTGACCCTGGATGTGCTGCACCAG ATTTTTTCGAAGTTTGGCACAGTGTTGAAGATCATCACCTTCACCAAGAACAACCAGTTCCAGGCCCTGCTGCAGTACGCGGACCCTGTGAGCGCCCAGCACGCCAAGCTG TCGCTGGACGGGCAGAACATCTACAACGCCTGCTGCACGCTGCGCATCGACTTTTCCAAGCTCACCAGCCTCAACGTCAAATACAACAATGACAAGAGCCGCGACTACACGCGCCCAGACCTGCCCTCCGGGGACAGCCAGCCCTCCCTGGACCAGACCATGGCCGCGGCCTTCG GTGCACCTGGTATAATCTCAGCCTCTCCGTATGCAGGAGCTGGTTTCCCTCCCACCTTTGCCATTCCTCAAGCTGCAG GCCTTTCCGTTCCCAACGTCCACGGAGCCCTGGCCCCCCTGGCTATCCCctcggcggcggcggcagctgcAGCGGCAGGCCGGATCGCCATCCCGGGCCTGGCGGGGGCAGGAAATTCTGTATTGCTGGTCAGCAACCTCAACCCAGAG AGAGTCACACCCCAAAGCCTCTTTATTCTTTTCG GCGTCTACGGGGACGTGCAGCGCGTGAAGATCCTGTTCAATAAGAAGGAGAACGCCCTGGTGCAGATGGCGGACGGCAACCAGGCCCAGCTGG CCATGAGCCACCTGAATGGGCACAAACTGCACGGGAAGCCCATCCGCATCACACTGTCAAAGCACCAGAATGTGCAGCTGCCCCGCGAGGGCCAGGAGGACCAGGGCCTGACCAAGGACTATGGCAACTCACCCCTGCACCGCTTCAAGAAGCCGGGCTCCAAGAACTTCCAGAACATATTCCCGCCCTCAGCCACGCTGCACCTCTCCAACATCCC ACCCTCCGTCTCCGAGGAGGATCTCAAGGTTCTGTTCTCTAGCAATGGGGGCGTCGTCAAAGGATTCAAGTTCTTCCA GAAGGACCGCAAGATGGCACTGATCCAGATGGGCTCTGTGGAGGAGGCGGTCCAGGCCCTCATCGACCTGCACAACCATGACCTCGGGGAGAACCACCACCTGCGGGTCTCCTTCTCCAAGTCCACCATCTAG
- the PTBP1 gene encoding polypyrimidine tract-binding protein 1 isoform X8 — MGSARGGRVRASPPFCESITRSRWVGSCYSGASTPSPAGLLCVPWTALSLLLQRGSDELFSTCVTNGPFIMSSSNSAANGNDSKKFKGDSRSAGVPSRVIHIRKLPIDVTEGEVISLGLPFGKVTNLLMLKGKNQAFIEMNTEEAANTMVNYYTSVTPVLRGQPIYIQFSNHKELKTDSSPNQARAQAALQAVNSVQSGNLALAASAAAVDAGMAMAGQSPVLRIIVENLFYPVTLDVLHQIFSKFGTVLKIITFTKNNQFQALLQYADPVSAQHAKLSLDGQNIYNACCTLRIDFSKLTSLNVKYNNDKSRDYTRPDLPSGDSQPSLDQTMAAAFASPYAGAGFPPTFAIPQAAGLSVPNVHGALAPLAIPSAAAAAAAAGRIAIPGLAGAGNSVLLVSNLNPEVLTPQSLFILFGVYGDVQRVKILFNKKENALVQMADGNQAQLAMSHLNGHKLHGKPIRITLSKHQNVQLPREGQEDQGLTKDYGNSPLHRFKKPGSKNFQNIFPPSATLHLSNIPPSVSEEDLKVLFSSNGGVVKGFKFFQKDRKMALIQMGSVEEAVQALIDLHNHDLGENHHLRVSFSKSTI, encoded by the exons CGTTGTCCCTTCTCTTGCAGCGGGGATCTGACGAGCTTTTCTCTACTTGTGTCACTAACGGACCGTTTATCATGAGCAGCAGCAACTCGGCAG CAAACGGAAATGACAGCAAAAAGTTCAAAGGTGACAGCAGAAGCGCTGGCGTCCCCTCCAGAGTGATCCACATCCGGAAGCTCCCCATCGACGTCACAGAAGGAGAGGTCATCTCCCTGGGGCTGCCTTTCGGGAAGGTCACCAACCTCCTGATGCTGAAGGGGAAAAACCAG GCCTTCATCGAGATGAACACGGAGGAGGCTGCCAACACCATGGTGAACTACTACACCTCGGTGACGCCAGTGCTGCGCGGCCAGCCCATCTACATCCAGTTCTCCAACCACAAGGAGCTGAAGACCGACAGCTCTCCCAACCAGGCG CGGGCCCAGGCGGCCCTGCAGGCTGTGAACTCGGTCCAGTCGGGGAACCTGGCCTTGGCTGCCTCGGCGGCGGCCGTGGACGCAGGAATGGCGATGGCTGGGCAGAGCCCCGTGCTCAGGATCATTGTGGAGAACCTCTTCTACCCCGTGACCCTGGATGTGCTGCACCAG ATTTTTTCGAAGTTTGGCACAGTGTTGAAGATCATCACCTTCACCAAGAACAACCAGTTCCAGGCCCTGCTGCAGTACGCGGACCCTGTGAGCGCCCAGCACGCCAAGCTG TCGCTGGACGGGCAGAACATCTACAACGCCTGCTGCACGCTGCGCATCGACTTTTCCAAGCTCACCAGCCTCAACGTCAAATACAACAATGACAAGAGCCGCGACTACACGCGCCCAGACCTGCCCTCCGGGGACAGCCAGCCCTCCCTGGACCAGACCATGGCCGCGGCCTTCG CCTCTCCGTATGCAGGAGCTGGTTTCCCTCCCACCTTTGCCATTCCTCAAGCTGCAG GCCTTTCCGTTCCCAACGTCCACGGAGCCCTGGCCCCCCTGGCTATCCCctcggcggcggcggcagctgcAGCGGCAGGCCGGATCGCCATCCCGGGCCTGGCGGGGGCAGGAAATTCTGTATTGCTGGTCAGCAACCTCAACCCAGAGGTAC TCACACCCCAAAGCCTCTTTATTCTTTTCG GCGTCTACGGGGACGTGCAGCGCGTGAAGATCCTGTTCAATAAGAAGGAGAACGCCCTGGTGCAGATGGCGGACGGCAACCAGGCCCAGCTGG CCATGAGCCACCTGAATGGGCACAAACTGCACGGGAAGCCCATCCGCATCACACTGTCAAAGCACCAGAATGTGCAGCTGCCCCGCGAGGGCCAGGAGGACCAGGGCCTGACCAAGGACTATGGCAACTCACCCCTGCACCGCTTCAAGAAGCCGGGCTCCAAGAACTTCCAGAACATATTCCCGCCCTCAGCCACGCTGCACCTCTCCAACATCCC ACCCTCCGTCTCCGAGGAGGATCTCAAGGTTCTGTTCTCTAGCAATGGGGGCGTCGTCAAAGGATTCAAGTTCTTCCA GAAGGACCGCAAGATGGCACTGATCCAGATGGGCTCTGTGGAGGAGGCGGTCCAGGCCCTCATCGACCTGCACAACCATGACCTCGGGGAGAACCACCACCTGCGGGTCTCCTTCTCCAAGTCCACCATCTAG
- the PTBP1 gene encoding polypyrimidine tract-binding protein 1 isoform X7, giving the protein MGSARGGRVRASPPFCESITRSRWVGSCYSGASTPSPAGLLCVPWTALSLLLQRGSDELFSTCVTNGPFIMSSSNSAANGNDSKKFKGDSRSAGVPSRVIHIRKLPIDVTEGEVISLGLPFGKVTNLLMLKGKNQAFIEMNTEEAANTMVNYYTSVTPVLRGQPIYIQFSNHKELKTDSSPNQARAQAALQAVNSVQSGNLALAASAAAVDAGMAMAGQSPVLRIIVENLFYPVTLDVLHQIFSKFGTVLKIITFTKNNQFQALLQYADPVSAQHAKLSLDGQNIYNACCTLRIDFSKLTSLNVKYNNDKSRDYTRPDLPSGDSQPSLDQTMAAAFASPYAGAGFPPTFAIPQAAGLSVPNVHGALAPLAIPSAAAAAAAAGRIAIPGLAGAGNSVLLVSNLNPERVTPQSLFILFGVYGDVQRVKILFNKKENALVQMADGNQAQLAMSHLNGHKLHGKPIRITLSKHQNVQLPREGQEDQGLTKDYGNSPLHRFKKPGSKNFQNIFPPSATLHLSNIPPSVSEEDLKVLFSSNGGVVKGFKFFQKDRKMALIQMGSVEEAVQALIDLHNHDLGENHHLRVSFSKSTI; this is encoded by the exons CGTTGTCCCTTCTCTTGCAGCGGGGATCTGACGAGCTTTTCTCTACTTGTGTCACTAACGGACCGTTTATCATGAGCAGCAGCAACTCGGCAG CAAACGGAAATGACAGCAAAAAGTTCAAAGGTGACAGCAGAAGCGCTGGCGTCCCCTCCAGAGTGATCCACATCCGGAAGCTCCCCATCGACGTCACAGAAGGAGAGGTCATCTCCCTGGGGCTGCCTTTCGGGAAGGTCACCAACCTCCTGATGCTGAAGGGGAAAAACCAG GCCTTCATCGAGATGAACACGGAGGAGGCTGCCAACACCATGGTGAACTACTACACCTCGGTGACGCCAGTGCTGCGCGGCCAGCCCATCTACATCCAGTTCTCCAACCACAAGGAGCTGAAGACCGACAGCTCTCCCAACCAGGCG CGGGCCCAGGCGGCCCTGCAGGCTGTGAACTCGGTCCAGTCGGGGAACCTGGCCTTGGCTGCCTCGGCGGCGGCCGTGGACGCAGGAATGGCGATGGCTGGGCAGAGCCCCGTGCTCAGGATCATTGTGGAGAACCTCTTCTACCCCGTGACCCTGGATGTGCTGCACCAG ATTTTTTCGAAGTTTGGCACAGTGTTGAAGATCATCACCTTCACCAAGAACAACCAGTTCCAGGCCCTGCTGCAGTACGCGGACCCTGTGAGCGCCCAGCACGCCAAGCTG TCGCTGGACGGGCAGAACATCTACAACGCCTGCTGCACGCTGCGCATCGACTTTTCCAAGCTCACCAGCCTCAACGTCAAATACAACAATGACAAGAGCCGCGACTACACGCGCCCAGACCTGCCCTCCGGGGACAGCCAGCCCTCCCTGGACCAGACCATGGCCGCGGCCTTCG CCTCTCCGTATGCAGGAGCTGGTTTCCCTCCCACCTTTGCCATTCCTCAAGCTGCAG GCCTTTCCGTTCCCAACGTCCACGGAGCCCTGGCCCCCCTGGCTATCCCctcggcggcggcggcagctgcAGCGGCAGGCCGGATCGCCATCCCGGGCCTGGCGGGGGCAGGAAATTCTGTATTGCTGGTCAGCAACCTCAACCCAGAG AGAGTCACACCCCAAAGCCTCTTTATTCTTTTCG GCGTCTACGGGGACGTGCAGCGCGTGAAGATCCTGTTCAATAAGAAGGAGAACGCCCTGGTGCAGATGGCGGACGGCAACCAGGCCCAGCTGG CCATGAGCCACCTGAATGGGCACAAACTGCACGGGAAGCCCATCCGCATCACACTGTCAAAGCACCAGAATGTGCAGCTGCCCCGCGAGGGCCAGGAGGACCAGGGCCTGACCAAGGACTATGGCAACTCACCCCTGCACCGCTTCAAGAAGCCGGGCTCCAAGAACTTCCAGAACATATTCCCGCCCTCAGCCACGCTGCACCTCTCCAACATCCC ACCCTCCGTCTCCGAGGAGGATCTCAAGGTTCTGTTCTCTAGCAATGGGGGCGTCGTCAAAGGATTCAAGTTCTTCCA GAAGGACCGCAAGATGGCACTGATCCAGATGGGCTCTGTGGAGGAGGCGGTCCAGGCCCTCATCGACCTGCACAACCATGACCTCGGGGAGAACCACCACCTGCGGGTCTCCTTCTCCAAGTCCACCATCTAG